From the genome of Perca flavescens isolate YP-PL-M2 chromosome 1, PFLA_1.0, whole genome shotgun sequence, one region includes:
- the cdh16 gene encoding cadherin-16: MPHFQGLMADRGATTMLIIALILMILYTFAPCSGANVKIGVPENYDGIFPWYLAKLHSLPGNYSDLVVGGDDEGIFGVDAQFLYALKPLDREKRPSYSLQVSFRTSEHRQSFTVEVCVIDKNDNVPTFIEESMRGSVQLGLLKGIPFMQVEALDRDDRNTAHAELRFSLMEQTPRIPSSQMFFISSITGEVSLTEEGASTLDPEMCGRYKLSVMVKDMAGKANAFFTSGIVTVEVTGNTWASPDPVRLQENLPGPYPIPISQVKWSGSQAEYSLEGEFPEMLFTISREGVIYLNAPLDRETQDQFQISIVVERPDGREIAKPVELRVMVGDANDNRPTFPEAQYHTVVKELAARGTEILTVQAADNDDPKTDNVRIFYRLVGQIPESPRALFRVDRDSGVISVQADSMEGTAPQYTLTITAEDAKGLNSSCTVFVTVQDENNNPPLFSQHEYGPFHIPEDASVGTTVTAVLAGDADVRGGDSWKVDYRLESGNEEEVFTLVTDKQTNEVSLILSKVLDFERESEYILVLSAQNPVALVRGRYGPASTATVSIYVDDVNEGPILSQSHYEVTVREGEEPGRVIATIRGYDPDSHPIRYSLQGDTKKYFSIGKYSGELKTVQALDREENSTYTMEVIAVDGRNSSLSASTLVTVHILDVNDNSPVLVGDYSWKYLCTPRWEEQALVLASRDSDGPQHGGRLNFSLRSDATVRRNWKLTPINDTHTNLSLNTPYLAPEVYTVPFTISDSSSPPRSTFINLPVTVCPCNVRGNCKMAAKQLQGMPTIQSAVGILLGTFAVIGTILIVVFVRLSYQNPRQPSKTSQERVPLKISI, from the exons ATGCCACATTTCCAGGGACTCATGGCTGACAGAGGAGCTACGACAATGCTCATCATAGCTCTCATA TTGATGATACTTTACACATTTGCACCATGCTCTGGGGCAAATGTTAAAATTGGTGTCCCTGAGAACTACGATGGTATTTTTCCATGGTATCTGGCCAAG CTCCATAGCCTGCCAGGTAACTACAGCGACCTGGTGGTAGGCGGGGATGATGAGGGGATATTCGGAGTCGACGCTCAGTTTCTGTACGCTCTAAAACCACTGGACAGAGAGAAACGGCCGTCTTACTCTCTGCAG GTGTCCTTCAGAACATCAGAGCACCGTCAGAGCTTTACTGTCGAAGTGTGCGTCATCGACAAGAACGACAACGTGCCCACTTTTATAGAGGAGAGCATGAGGGGCAGCGTGCAGCTTGGGCTTCTCAAAG GGATCCCATTCATGCAGGTGGAGGCACTGGATCGTGATGACCGCAACACTGCCCACGCTGAGCTGCGGTTCAGCCTCATGGAACAGACACCCAGGATTCCATCCAGCCAAATGTTCTTCATCAGCTCCATCACTGGAGAGGTTTCCCTCACGGAGGAAG GAGCCTCTACTCTGGACCCAGAGATGTGTGGCCGCTATAAGCTCTCAGTGATGGTGAAGGACATGGCTGGGAAGGCAAATGCTTTCTTCACCTCCGGCATTGTTACTGTCGAGGTGACTGGAAACACGTGGGCATCTCCCGACCCTGTACGACTTCAGGAGAACCTCCCGGGCCCCTACCCCATCCCCATCTCACAG gTCAAATGGAGTGGAAGTCAGGCAGAGTACAGTTTGGAGGGGGAGTTTCCAGAGATGCTCTTCACCATCAGCAGAGAAGGAGTCATTTATCTCAATGCCCCTctggacagagagacacaagaCCAG TTTCAGATCAGCATTGTGGTTGAGCGTCCAGATGGCAGAGAGATTGCCAAGCCTGTGGAGTTGAGGGTGATGGTGGGCGACGCCAATGATAACAGACCCACCTTTCCAGAGGCACAGTACCACACAGTGGTCAAGGAACTGGCTGCTCGAG GGACAGAAATCCTGACAGTGCAGGCAGCCGATAATGACGATCCCAAGACGGACAATGTGCGGATCTTCTACCGTTTAGTTGGACAAATTCCAGAGAGCCCTCGTGCCCTCTTCAGAGTGGACCGTGACTCAGGGGTCATCTCCGTCCAAGCAGACAGTATGGAGGGCACAGCACCTCAATACACCCTCACCATCACTGCTGAGGATGCCAAAG GTCTTAACAGTTCGTGCACTGTGTTTGTGACGGTGCAGGATGAGAACAACAACCCGCCACTCTTCTCCCAACATGAG TATGGGCCCTTTCACATTCCAGAGGACGCTTCAGTGGGCACCACAGTAACAGCTGTGCTGGCAGGGGATGCAGATGTTCGAGGAGGAGACAGCTGGAAGGTGGATTACCGTTTAGAGTCTGGGAACGAGGAGGAGGTCTTTACCTTAGTGACAGACAAGCAGACCAATGAGGTCTCACTCATCCtttcaaag GTCTTGGATTTTGAGCGGGAGAGTGAGTATATCCTCGTGCTCAGTGCTCAGAACCCAGTGGCTTTGGTCCGTGGCCGATACGGACCTGCATCCACGGCAACAGTCTCCATCTATGTCGACGATGTGAATGAAGGTCCAATCCTGTCTCAAAGCCATTATGAGGTGACTGTCAGAGAGGGCGAGGAACCAGGACGGGTTATCGCCACCATCCGAGGTTACGACCCTGATTCTCACCCAATCAG ATATTCTCTTCAAGGAGACACCAAGAAATACTTTTCAATAGGGAAGTATTCTGGTGAACTGAAGACAGTGCAAGCCTTGGACCGAGAAGAGAACAGCACATACACCATGGAGGTCATTGCTGTGGATGGGC GAAACTCTTCCTTATCTGCGTCCACCCTGGTGACTGTCCATATCCTGGATGTGAACGACAACAGTCCAGTGCTGGTTGGAGACTATTCCTGGAAGTACCTGTGTACGCCTCGATGGGAGGAACAAGCTCTGGTGCTGGCCTCGCGGGACAGTGATGGGCCACAGCACGGAGGACGACTCAACTTCTCCCTGCGCAGTGATGCCACAGTCCGGCGTAACTGGAAGCTAACACCTATAAATG ATACTCACACCAACCTGTCCTTAAACACCCCATACCTGGCCCCTGAGGTCTACACTGTGCCCTTCACCATCTCTGACAGCAGCTCTCCTCCCAGGAGCACCTTCATAAACTTGCCAG TGACAGTGTGTCCCTGCAATGTCAGAGGGAACTGCAAAATGGCTGCCAAGCAATTGCAGGGCATGCCAACTATTCAGTCTGCAGTGGGGATTCTGCTTGGCACCTTTGCAGTCATAG GGACTATCCTCATTGTTGTGTTTGTGAGGCTGTCATACCAGAATCCCAGACAGCCAAGCAAAACTAGCCAGGAGAGAGTTCCCCTGAAGATTTCAATCTAA